In Accipiter gentilis chromosome 17, bAccGen1.1, whole genome shotgun sequence, one DNA window encodes the following:
- the PGA5 gene encoding pepsin A-5, whose amino-acid sequence MKLLLLLGLVALAQCLGPRVSLRRGKSLRQVLKEHGLLERYLKQHPYNLASKYYQAGVSAEPLQNYLDNEYFGTISIGTPPQEFTVIFDTGSSNLWVPSVYCSSLACSNHKRFNPADSSTFVSTNETVSIAYGTGSMTGVLGYDTVTVAAIDVLNQIFGLAETEPGDFFYYSPFDGILGLAFPSISSSGATPVFDNMMSEGLVAKDLFSVYLSRDGKKGSFVLFGGIDPSYTTNGITWIPLSAETYWQISMDSVSIGGETVACSYGCQAIVDTGTSLLAVPNSALSNILSALGASSNGAISCSAVNTLPDVVFQINGNAFSVPPSAYVIDMDGYCVLGFQGMNVPTESGELWILGDVFIREYYVIFNRANNTVGLSPLP is encoded by the exons atgaagctgctcctGCTTCTCGGCTTAGTGGCTCTGGCCCAGTGCCTTGGCCCCAG ggtcTCTCTGAGGAGGGGGAAGTCCCTGCGGCAGGTCCTGAAGGAGCATGGCTTGCTGGAACGCTACCTGAAGCAGCACCCCTACAACCTGGCCTCCAAGTACTACCAAGCCGGCGTCTCTGCCGAGCCCCTGCAGAACTACCTGGAT AACGAGTACTTCGGCACCATCTCCATCGGTACCCCACCCCAGGAGTTCACTGTTATCTTTGACACCGGCTCCTCCAACCTGTGGGTGCCCTCGGTGTACTGCTCCAGCCTGGCTTGCA GCAACCACAAACGTTTCAACCCAGCGGACTCCTCCACCTTCGTCAGCACCAACGAGACCGTCTCCATCGCCTACGGCACTGGCAGCATGACCGGCGTTCTGGGCTACGACACCGTCACC GTTGCAGCCATCGATGTCCTCAACCAGATCTTTGGGCTGGCTGAGACCGAGCCCGGCGATTTCTTCTACTACAGCCCCTTCGACGGCATCCTGGGGCTGGCTTTCCCGAGCATCTCCTCCTCCGGAGCCACCCCTGTCTTTGACAACATGATGTCGGAAGGTCTCGTGGCCAAGGACCTCTTCTCCGTCTACCTGAGCAG GGATGGGAAGAAAGGCAGCTTCGTCCTCTTCGGCGGCATCGACCCATCCTACACCACCAACGGCATCACCTGGATCCCCCTCTCTGCTGAAACCTACTGGCAGATCTCCATGGACAG CGTCTCCATCGGCGGGGAGACCGTTGCCTGCTCCTACGGCTGCCAGGCCATCGTGGACACAGGCACCTCGCTGCTGGCCGTGCCCAACAGTGCCCTCAGCAACATCCTGAGCGCCCTCGGTGCCAGCTCCAACGGCGCG ATCAGCTGCAGTGCTGTCAACACACTGCCCGACGTCGTCTTCCAAATCAACGGCAATGCCTTCTCCGTGCCACCCAGTGCCTATGTGATAGAC ATGGACGGGTACTGCGTCCTCGGCTTCCAAGGCATGAACGTCCCCACCGAGTCGGGCGAGCTCTGGATCCTGGGGGATGTCTTCATCCGCGAGTACTATGTCATCTTCAACAGAGCCAACAACACGGTGGGGCTGTCCCCGCTGCCCTGA